In a genomic window of Thunnus thynnus chromosome 16, fThuThy2.1, whole genome shotgun sequence:
- the LOC137200075 gene encoding peptidyl-prolyl cis-trans isomerase-like produces MRRERVLRVCANHISQAMELKPMNASPNALLWTATDYSDDDAAVEQLAAKFKTPEIAESFKKTFCECQSRIGQSSDDASCISSPQMSRVQEHSRDSNPKVFLTVAADGQPLGTITVELFSHIVPKTVENFRVLCTGEKGFGLRDSIFHRVIPDFMCQGGDITNSDGTGGKSIYGSKFEDENFDVRHTGPGILSMANRGRDTNNSQFFITLKKAEHLDFKHVAFGWVWEGMDLVQQMGELGTKGDVPAKKIGITDCGQL; encoded by the exons ATGAGAAGAGAACGGGTGCTGAGAGTTTGTGCCAACCACATCTCACAGGCGATGGAACTCAAACCCATGAATGCCTCACCTAACGCACTTCTCTGGACTGCCACCGACTACTCAG ATGATGATGCCGCAGTGGAGCAGCTGGCAGCCAAGTTCAAAACCCCTGAGATAGCCGAATCCTTCAAGAAGACCTTCTGCGAGTGTCAGAGCCGCATAGGCCAAAGTAGTGATGATGCCTCGTGTATCTCCTCACCACAGATGTCTAGAGTTCAAGAGCACTCAAGAGACTCTAACCCAAAGGTTTTCCTCACAGTGGCAGCAGACGGCCAACCACTGGGCACAATCACTGTAGAGCTTTTCTCTCATATTGTTCCCAAGACAGTGGAGAACTTCAGGGTTCTCTGCACCGGTGAGAAAGGCTTCGGGCTGCGGGACTCCATCTTCCACAGGGTCATACCGGACTTCATGTGTCAG GGTGGTGACATCACCAACAGTGATGGCACAGGAGGCAAGTCCATCTATGGCAGCAAGTTTGAGGACGAGAACTTCGATGTTCGGCACACAGGCCCGGGCATACTGTCCATGGCCAATCGAGGGCGTGACACCAATAACTCGCAGTTCTTCATCACCCTGAAGAAAGCCGAACACCTGGACTTCAAACACGTGGCTTTCGGCTGGGTGTGGGAAGGCATGGATCTGGTGCAACAGATGGGAGAGCTGGGCACAAAGGGAGACGTGCCCGCAAAGAAGATTGGCATCACAGACTGCGGACAGCTCTAG